In the Dasypus novemcinctus isolate mDasNov1 chromosome 16, mDasNov1.1.hap2, whole genome shotgun sequence genome, GAAGCACACCCCTACGGCAGGGGATCTTCACCTGAGGTCCATGAACTTCCCAGGCAGTCACTGACAACAGTCAAGGGTCATTGCAGCCCCGACTGCATGCAAATGTGCATGTGTAAACTTTTGTACATTTTGTCTTGGGAGAGAATCTGGGTCTTTCAGCAGATTCTCAAAGGAGTCCCTGACTCCAAAACCAAAAAGTTCCATTACATCAAAGGAAATGTCACATAAACAAGTACCTTTCTCCTCGTCTAGAAATTCCAGTGAAAGAAAGCAGTGCCACAGATCGGAGTTCGTTTTCTATTTTCATGAACCCCTTTGGTGATAAATCTCTTACAAAAAATGTCTGCTTAAAAgggaacaacaaaagaaaagagccTGTCTTAGGCCTCCTGTGGAAGCTGCCATAGGACCTTTACTACAAGTAAGAGAGGAATCGAGAATATCTTTAATTGATTGGAATTCCTTATAGGGAATCCAGCTTTGGAAAATTCATTTGTGAGCTGAGAAGCATATATGAGGACTAGCAGTAACATACGAGAAATGACTTACTGTAGAGGGCAAGTTTCTGGGATGAATTAGCAGTTTGTCCTCAGGAGGCCTTTATTTACTATTAAAAACCtgaatgccttttgctgttaGCTGGGTGATAGTTATAGGAAAACGGATTTTCCTCCCAGGATTCCCTGATGGTCCCAATAAGCCATTAAGTGTTCCTGGCCTTACCTTCCTTGCTACCATAGCTGCTCTGCAGTGATCAGCATCACCCTCTGCCAGCAATTAGCGATATTAAGTAGGAGCGTGCACAATTGGTGGTGTAATAAGACTGGACGATGTGCAAGCAGTTATGCAATGCTTCACTCAATAGAGCTCTTGTACAAGTTGCCTCCCTCCATCAATTTCCCAGGTGACTGAGCCTAAAGAAGGCTCCAGGCAGGAGGTACAGCAAGAGTAGGAGATGGGGTGCAGAGCTTTGTCCTGGTGGAAAGGCCCAGACTATGCTTAGCATGATTGCTGGGAAGCTCTTCTTCCACACCCCAGCTTCTTGAATAAGGGGATGGAGGGGCCAGAGTGCAATCTTTTCCATGTACCTCCAACTTTTAAGAGAAAACATCTAACCTATTTACTTGACTTTTTAGAAAAAGACTCTGGATATCTCTGCTATGAAATGTTCCTCTGTAAACATCCCAAACCAGACAACTTGTGGTTTAATTATTCCATGTGGGTGGTTTTCAAAGTTCTGTCTCTTACTCTGGCTTCTCTATTAGGTTTCAGATCTGCACATCTGCCTTCCTGCTGggtttatatatttgaataagcCAACCTCAAACTGAAATGTCTAAAACTGAAGGCATAACATCTCCTTGTCTCCTTGCACCTACCTTGGGGTCTTCATCTGCTTCTCCAACAGCACCTGTGCTCCCAACTGTTGGCACTGCCATTTGCCTTCTTCTCCAACTTAAGAAAATAACTAGTCGCCTTTGACTGCTCaactctccctctcccacatccaGGCAATGAACATGACCTCATGGTTTTTGTCCTAAGCGTTTCTTGGATGCATTCTCCCTTTCCCACACTCTCACCTTCACTCTAGTTCAAGCCACCTAGCTGATCTCCTGGCTATCGTCAAAGCTTCTTGAAGGGCCTCCCTACCATCCTGTCACCCTTAAATGATGGTttctgatctttttaaaaatgtcatctgGTCTTATAATTTTCTCCTTGTCTCACTAGCAACAATTTCTCATTCTCCTTTCTCAGTCTCTGGCCATTGACCTTCTCTTTGACATCATTGGTCTTCATTGCAGCCTGCAGTGTATATTTGAGGATTCCTGATGGGGCACCTGTCGGGTCATGCCAACCAGTTTGTGGTTCCCTGTACACATCACACTGTGCCTTGTGAAGGTGTCTAACTCATTTTCTTCCATCCACCTGGAATGCTTTTCCTACGTCTCTTCCCTATACGATGTCTTGGCTCCTCTGAGAGGCCTCCCTGTGTGTCTGTATGCAGGTATGTCCTCCACGTGTGTACTCCATGGTGCATGTGAATCATCTGCTTAAATGATCCTCTTCCTTTCTGGGCTCGAACCTCTCTAGAGCAAGATCTTATTAATCTCTATATTCCCAGGGACAAGCCTGTGCCAAATGTTCACTGAACGTTGGTTGAACAAAAAGGGAGTGAGACCATGGAACCAGCATTTATTAAGTGCAGGGTACTTTGTCAGGTGACTTACATGAGAAGAGAGGCGGGAATTTAAATAATAGGGAGTGAAATTGAATCTTGTCTTATTTTTACTCTCAAGATGGTATTGGCTCTTCTATTACTAAAGGGATGTATTGAATTTCCTGACCATTTTATATGCACTCTTTGTGGGTAATTTCTCCTCCATCCACCCCACAGGATAGTGGGGGGAAGTCTGTGTGTGCATAAGATCAGTTTTGGCACAGTTAAGAAGTATTTATCCTGGGTTTTTCTTGTGAAGAgggcttctttcattttctccaacctccctccctcccttttcccctctctggTCTGGGGCATTGAAGATTTGCTCCTCTGCTCTACCTCATGGGCTTGAGGCAGCAGAAAGAGCTCCagcttctctgtttccatttttcaGCATCTCACCATGCTGCACAGATTAGAAAAAGTATAAAACCGAATAAAAAATGAGGTACAGGCAAAGTTCCTGAGAGTATTGTCAGAAGTTATAGCTGATTAAAATTTGAGACTATTACTTTAAAACTCCATCTACTCTATGGAGAAAAGGCAGAGAatatgaattcataaataaataaaatgaataatccCACTTCCCATAAGAGTCAGagaaaaaatggatttttttcttgaaacaAGTCAAATTGCAAAGAAGGAGGCTAGGACAATTTGTGAATTTAAATGAATACTCAACATAGTACAATTATAACTGTATTTCTATCAAAATAAAGAGTGAACTATTCTTAAGTACTATAGATATAGATTAAATTTAATTTCCAACCTCTATAAGAACAATTTATTAAGTGGAAGGTGCCATTTAGAAAGGAATTACTCTTGTACATAGATAGATTTTGCTCCTTGGGGCTCTTGAGTCACACCAGTTGATTCTGGATTGAACCAGTAGAGAAGTTTCTGTAAACATGAACagcttaatatttttcttaaacaatTAGGTAAAAAATATGGTTTGGGACAATGTGCCCACAGGCAAATACTGTCACTTGCTAAGTATTGGCTTTATTAACTATAATATTATCAAATGTAAGACAAcatttataaacaaaatgaagctTAAAATTAGCAGCTTTTCACAGCCAGTGGTTATGGAGCTATCTGTATTCTAGCATTCATAGCCCTGAGCATTTTTATCCCCAATAACTGttcaaaaatacattttgaaagaaCAGAATATTTAAATGTAACAAAGTGGAGTAATTGGCAAAGTGTTGATGCCTACACAGGTAtcagtcagggctctctagggaaacagaattgacaggcaATATCTGCAAATAGGAGGAGatcttataaaattgtctcatgccaCCATGGGGATGTACAAATCCAAGTTCCATGgtgcaggctgcaagccagggacacCGATGAAGGTCCTccttgagttccccaggagacgctgtctgtctgaagtagagatgggtgTTCTCTTCTGAATGATTAAatcccttctccttttaaggccttcaactgattgaattcATCATCACTCGTtgatgatggcaatctcctcagttgattgtagaggtAACCAGttatctatgcaatcaactcattgatgattaaagaccatgaaatgcccttgtattacaattagcccagtgcttccttgaccaaacagctgggcacattacctggctgagttgacacattagcgtAACCATCACAACACATTTTCTTAAAGAACAAATAACCCACATGTCTCCAGGGCCATCTTCTTCTTTGGAAGCTAGGAGAAAGTGTTCTGTACCTCATTTTGCTGAAATTTTGCATATGAGTAGCTATGACTGTAAAAATTTGTGCACATTGTTCCTATAATAAGACCTTGTTTCTCTGGGATTGATAGCGAAGATACTACCACAGGTATGAACTGAGCTTGATTAGCTACAAACTTTCTCCCAACCAAAATGCTTGTAGTAACCCATTAGCAGTTAGTTGGGTCATCTCTTTGACTTACTGAGAGTCAGAGAGTTAAACTGGACATTTTCCTTGTGATCATTTATCCTTCAATTCCCCTTTTAGGTTCTCTCAAGTCACTTAACTCTTCTTATGCTTTTACCTTCCACATCTGTTTTTGTGAAAATGCCTCTTCAGTCTCACTCTCCTCCTGTACTTTTGGGATGATGAATGATTGTGGGGAAGGACATGCCAAAGCCCATGGAGCAGAGTGGGGGCTCTGAAACCACTCTCAAAGACTCTAGTATCAGCCCACAAAGAAGCAGTTTCTAAACTTAAGGATATTCTGAAGGAATGTGCACAATTATTGCATCCCtgcatatttttgaaatttaatttcgTCAATTCTTTGGGCAAAGGGACTATTATATCTAAaggttatattataaatattcattAGAAATTCATCTTCACTATTGAAGGCACACTGTTTGCTCCAGGTATGGGGAAGGAGAGATGGTAGGGGTGGTTAACTCTTCTTGCATTTAACCTTCGATGAGTTGCAGGTTTCTTTTGAGTGACTAGTTATATTGTAAACCATATTGAGCCAATTTGGAGAAAtcgaggaggaaagaaaaagagcagccagttttttgttttgtttcttattttatttttatagttctttTGCTTTGAGTTcttgttactcttttttttttctttagtacccTCATCTTTATTGGGGGAGGGGAGTCCCTGGGCCGCCggcccccaccccacttgtccCAGCCAAGTCGGCTCCCCTtggccccctcccccctttgGCGAGAGGGGCCCGGTGGGCGGGGAGCGCCTGGAACTCAAGGGAAGGGACAGGGGTGGGCTGGAGGtggcgggtgggggggggtgcccagggtggggaggggcagctAGCATTGTGTGCATGCGGTGccaggggggggggggcttggtCTGCCCTGAGGGGGAGTCCAGCAGGGGTCAGGGATGCATGTGcgagaggtggggggtggggtggggtggcgcGAGGGGGTGTTGGGCTTCTAGAAGTTTTCGCTCCCTTCGGGCCTGGCCTCCCACttgcctctccaggcctggccgGCCTCATCTGGGGTGTGagccggggaggggggaggctggaaatcggggtgggtgggggtgggacagAAGCAAAGCTGGAggtggcagggccaggggcccccGCCACCATAAATACCACGCAAGGGGCCGGTCCCGAGCTGGACGGGGACCGCCGCCGCGCGCTCTTCTCCCTCTCCGTGTCTCTGCCCGTCCCACCcgtgtcccccccaccccgcccgcccCCGGCTCCCCGCTAATCCGACTTCTCGCTGTCGTCCTCCTACTGAGCGTCGCCGTCGTGCCCGTTCTTGTCTTCCTTGGACAGGTGGGCCTGGGACCCCAGCGCGGAGAGCGATAGGAGGCCGCTGCCGGTGCTGACGGCGGGCAGCGGGgtcaggggcagggccagggcctgCAGCCGTGACAGCTGGTGGGCCTGGAGCTGCTGTCGGATGGTGGAGTTCAGCTCGGGCGCCGTCACCTGCTTGGCGCGCTCAATGGCTCCCAAGACCTGCTGCTGGTGCTCCTGGGACAGGTGAGGGAGGACTTGGGCACAGATCCCGTTCAGCCTCTTGACGGTCTCGGCCTGCTTGTGCATCTCGATGTTCAACCCGTACGACATCTTTAGTACATCACGTAGTGACGCTGCATCTCCGACTTCTCGCTGGCCACCTTGCCACACTCGACCTTCAGGCTGTGGTACTGGGCCTGCAGCAGCTGGAACTCGTCTTTGATGCGGTCACACGAGGCCGAGGTGGTGAACTTGAGCTGCTGCGGGAGGTGCGACGAGCCCGAATGCCGGCTTTGTGGAAACATCATGTCAGTCGCGGCGGGGGGCGCGCCCTGCACCCCGGCTCTGCGCCCAGGCTCTGCGCCCCGGCTCTGCGCCCCGCCTCTGCGCCCCGGCTCGGGCGGCTGGGGGGCGCCGGGCGGCCGCTCCGGGGGCCGCCGCCCCCTTGTTACTCTTGATTATAACATCATAGGCATAGGGACATTAGTGAAAGGGTCTTGAAATTTCCATGTGTTACCTTATGACTTTGGACTAGTACTCATTGTTTTATTAAATCCTATCATAAACCTTGTGAGTTGTGATTTATTGTCTTCACTTGAAAGATGAGGAATGTGAGTCTCAGAAAATAAACGTGATGTCAGACAGTTGGTAAGTGGCTAATTGGGAGATCAGACCCAGATCTGGAACTGCCCAGTGTTTCCCATGAATGCCCTGTGGTTAAGACCTTTTCCAACTCTTTACATTTTCATCAGAACATCTGTCCAAACAATATTCCCTCAGAGCACTGGTTCTACTGGGTGATATCTTACTGATTTTGTAAATGATTCCAAGCTAGTGTGTTGAGTGCTAATCAGATAAACTGCTAGTTCTCTGAGGTAATagtactgcatttttttttctaggatttatttttatttatttatttaattcccctcccctcccccggttgtctgttttctgtgtctttttgctgcgtcttgtttctttgtccgcttctgtcgtcgtcagcagcatgggaagtgtgggcagcaccattcctgggcaggctgcactttctttcacgctgggcggctctccttatgggtgcactccttgcgcgtggggctcccctacgcaagagacacccctgcgtggcacggcactacttgcgcgcatcagcactgcgcatggccagctccacacgggtcaaggaggcccggggtttgaaccgcggacctcccatgtggtagacggaccccgaaccactggcccaagtccatttcccagtacTGCATTTTAATAGATATATTCTTCAGATAATTTATGACTATAAAAGAGTAGCTCTGATGTTAACATTATAGCCACCTGGTCAACAGGTGGGATATGGGATAGATAATTTTAGGCTATGGATCTGTTAATGTTTTCAAACTGAACTATGTGGTAAGTGGTCACTGCTTCAGAAATTCTGGATTGGTCTCTTTAATGATATTTCTACCCTTCTGCATGTACATTTACCAAAGAAATACATATGTAAACACCAGTCTCTTCCAGTTTGATGTTAGGATTTTGTCTATCTTCATGAGAACTTATGATCTTGATATTTCTACTGCTTATTTGGGTGGCCAATCAAAAAGGACCCATTAGCCCACTTAGGGTTCCTTTTGCAGTGGCCTCACTTGTTTCTAACGATCTCACTGGCTATACCACATTTCTGGTGCTTAACTGATGCAGAACAAGTCACACTCCTTTCTCTACCTCAGTTGTTCCATCTGTAATAAAATGGTAGCACTCAGTGGTCTTTTAGGGTCTTTTCAGTTCTATCACTAGGTGTTCCAAATGTCTATCCTGCCCTGTCTGGTTTGCTGTCAGCCCTAAAACTTCATCCCATTTATGGGTGGTGGAATGAACAATCTCTGTGTGAGGATTCAAGACTGAGAAAAATCTGATCCCAAGCTTTTGAGGCTCTAGCTTGCAGTGGCCTCAGTTCATCTGACCTTCATGAGCTATTCCTTAGGCTGCTGTGAAAGTCGTTACTTGAAAGAGATTTGCTGTAGCCCAGTTACTCTGCCCTTGGAAGAAATAAAGTTCCCGTgcctcatttctaattttgtcttcaggTAGCAGCAGAATCATGATTTCATCAATTCATTTGTGATAGACCTTACCCATCACCTAATATGCAGTCATTTCTGGGTTTGATGGATGAAGAATTGAGACCTGTTCCCTTTGCTCTCCCAGGGGTAATGAATGCAGCTTACTAGGGTCATGTGCCAGAGAGGTGGAGCCAGCAGGACAGCGAGGAAAGTGAGTATAACTGCACAGAGAGTTCTGTTTTGCAATAATGTGTTTTTGACTGCCAGTGGTAATCTTGACTCCTCTTACATTTGGCCCTTTTCTCTCCCCCAGCTCCATATCCTATGTTTTAAGCTGCTATATATTCTTCTAAAtcctcaatttttcttttttgagcttAGTGCACTGAACATTTCTACTCATGCATAAAAGATTCCCTGGGAAGTTCCCATCATAGCTGCCCAAGTGTTTatctattgattgatttttttgatttttttaaaatcaggctCTGAGGCAGTGCCTTTAAGAGACAAGCATTTGTAGTTTGTCCCTATGAtttggtttgggttttgtttttgttttttccatcttGTTTGCTTATCAGAAGTAAAAGagggaattaaaaatattatagaaaaagAGTTTCCCTAGGTGGTTAATTTTATGAATTTATGGGCTTTTGAAAAGAAATGGAATTATGAGAAAATATGATGTAATATAGATCAGATATTATAAGGAAATTTATCGGGAAGTTGATCTGAATAATCTTGAGTcactaattttaaattaaatacaaCCTAGATTTAAAATGGATAATTTAATTGtaaaatttctatcttttgattTGAGATCCTGATTTAATCCTTAGGATAAAAAACAGCAGTTTAAATTATTTTGGTAAACTGCCTAGATTGTAtatgaataaaacaaataaaagaaatatctttgcttgattttgcatttttaaaagttagttttCTCCTGCATATCTTTCGTGTCACGATTTTGAAAgataaaacaaggaaataaagatattttatatCAATATGCTAAGTTCTATGTCTTTTGTTCAGAATATAGGAAACTCAAAAACTCTAATTTGTTTCTTCATAATGAAAAATACTTTGAGTTACCCCTGATACGAGCAATGCCATCGGATTTCTCTAATGTACACATTTAAAGACCAGCCTGGAAATTTCCCCTTTAGATTTTCTTATGGGTAAGAATAAAAATCCTGTCGTTGTGTCAGAGTGCTACTACAAAAACAAGTATGAGACATCAGTTTGTGGCTATTACTTAATTAGATTAGCTTTTAACATCCTTGGAGGGAAGTGCTCAGGTTTCATGATAGAGGTTGGGAATTGCCCCATAAAAACTCTGGCTACTTTATTTATAGCCTACTTGGATGCACAACCTCCTCCAGGGTTCACTTAATATAGCTCTGCCAGGTATTTCCCATTCATAACCCTAGACTAAGCCACCAGCTAAAGTCATACAAGGTCTAGTTGCCAGTGGAATGCAGATTTCCTCATCTGACCTCCAAAGTGTTTCCGAAGGTTATGTCTGTCCATAGAACACTGGCCTCTAAGAATTCCTGTCCTAGTCCATCAAGAATGCCAAGGtctatgcattttcttttttctttcacttttcagTTAATAGTAGAGCCCTATTCTTTTGGCTATAGTTTTACAGAGAGAATGAAACTTTTGATAAATTATTTGAGCTAGTGCAAAGATTACATTTTGCTATCTTATGATTGTTTAGATTAGTTGAAAATCATCCAAATTACTGGGTTGTTCTAAATATTTGTAGattatgcatattttaaattacttatattaatttaaaaattgaacccAAATATAGCTTAATAGAAACATATCTGTCCCACGATGCCATTTCTGGTGCATTTATACTTCTGGATATGGAAAATGGAGGGACCTGTCTGGTTAAGTTTGGATCAGACTTTGAATAACTTTGAAGCAGTCAAAATAACTTTGAAAACTCCTGGTGGAGAGCCAAAATATACCTTTGTGGAGTTAATATCGTATTGTCAATAGAAATCTAATATCGATTGGATATACTCTGTTTTATAAAAGCTGACGGCTTGTAGCAAAGCAATTCCATCAATTAATTTATATCTAATCACTTGAACACTGAGGCAAGGACTTTTCAGAAGCCTATGGATGTGCTAGATTGACTATCATTATAGAtactactggaagaaaatatgcATGCTCTGAAAGAGGCTTTTAGGCAAATGCTTCATTGCCTGAAGGATCATTCATCTGATCAATGCTGTATTTTCTGTAGTGAACTGTTGCTCTCAGTATGACTTCTACAGCTGGACACACACTATAGTTCATTCTTTCAGTATACTTTGCAAAGGCTGTAACTACAATAGTGGCTCATCATCATCTAGTCATAGActcaagagagagagaaagaaaaagtcctAAGCCACCCCAGAGTTGCCCAAAGTGGATGAACTCTGAGCCCAATACAGTATACAGATGcagtaattttctatttcatctcaCCTATCCACCAGGTTAATATAGTATCATTTGTCACAAAAGGCTTTTGGGAAATCGCATGCATGGTTCTTTCCTTCTGCTAGAAATTTACTTGGGACTAGAAGGAAGATGGCTGGGGGAATGTACGGATTAATCTCTCTTCTGCTCTCAGAAATGCATCTACTCTGTGTTCTCTTAATTGAAAGAGAGGAATCTAGATGCCGAGAATTCAGGTGAACTACCTTGCCCTTGGGAGTTAGATATGCCTTTGCAGTTTCACATCAACTGGAACTCCTTCCAGATCTCTCCAGAGAATAATCTCTTAATCACTGCTTGCCTCAATCTCTACCTCCTCAACACAATTCATGAGTGATTCTTCAAGGTCTTTAAATTTCTCAGTCCTCTTGTAAATTATCAATGAcaatatttttgaagaaataatagtattttGTATTCCTAGGAGAAAATAACCTAGTCACTTGAAAGAATGACAAAGAAGACATtagttgggaagtggatttggctcgactgatagagcgtccacctaccacatgggaggtctagggttcaaacccagggcctcctgacctgtgtggtgagctggcccatacacagtgctgatgcacgcaaggagtgctgtggcccACAGGGATGTCCttcgtgtaggggagtcccatgtgcaaggagt is a window encoding:
- the TLE5 gene encoding LOW QUALITY PROTEIN: TLE family member 5 (The sequence of the model RefSeq protein was modified relative to this genomic sequence to represent the inferred CDS: inserted 1 base in 1 codon; substituted 1 base at 1 genomic stop codon), whose protein sequence is MMFPQSRHSGSSHLPQQLKFTTSASCDRIKDEFQLLQAQYHSLKVECGKVASEKSEMQRHYVMYXKMSYGLNIEMHKQAETVKRLNGICAQVLPHLSQEHQQQVLGAIERAKQVTAPELNSTIRQQLQAHQLSRLQALALPLTPLPAVSTGSGLLSLSALGSQAHLSKEDKNGHDGDAQXEDDSEKSD